The DNA sequence CGGCGGCCGGGTGCAGGGTGCGTTCGTCGCCGAGGCCGGGCCGTGGCTGGACGCCGCGGCGCTGTGGGGCGACGCGCTGGTGACCCGGCTCGACGCACTGGCCGCCGCCACCCGCGGCGACCGGGCGAGGGCCGACCGGCTCACCGCGGCCGCCGACGCCCTCGTCGCGCGGGCCCAGGCGGTCAGAACCGGCGACACCAACCGGTGGGGGGTGCGCCAGGCCCTCGTCGGCGACGGCGTCCTCGACACCTTCCTCGGGCAGCTCCGGGAGCGGTCGTGAACGCGGTGAGCAGGCGGAGCTTCCTCGGCGGCGCGGCCGCGATCACCGCCGGCGCGGTGCTGGCCGGACCCGCGGGCGCGGCCGGACGGCGCGGCCTCAGCGTGTCCGGCGAAGAGTTCCTGCTGGACGGGAAGCCGTTCCGGATCGTTTCGGGGGCGATCCACTACTTCCGCATCCACCCTGACCAGTGGCGCGACCGGCTCCTGCGGCTGAAGGCGCTGGGGCTCAACACCGTCGAGACGTACGTGCCGTGGAACTTCCACCAGCCGAAGCCGGGCCGCGCGGACTTCGGCGGGTGGCGCGACCTGCCGGCGTTCCTCCGGCTCGCGGGGGAGCTGGGGTTCCCGGTGATCGTGCGCCCCAGCCCGTACATCTGCGCGGAGTGGGAGTTCGGCGGGCTCCCGGCGTGGCTGCTGGCCGACCGCGACCTGGAGCTGCGCTGCGCGGAACCGGCGTACCTGAAGGCCGTCGACGCCTGGTACGACCAGCTGATCCCGCGGCTGGCGCCCCTGGAAGCCCGGCACGGCGGGTCGATCGTCGCCGTCCAGATCGAGAACGAGTACGGCAGCTACGGCAACGACACGAGCTACCTCGCCCACCTGCGCGACGGCTTGCGGAGCCGGGGGATGACGAGCCTGCTGTTCGCCGCGGACGGCGCGTCGGACTTCTTCCTGCGGTTCGGCTCGCTGCCGGGCACTTTCGAGGCGGGCACCGGCGACGGCGATCCCGCGTCCGGACTGGCCGCGCTCAAGGCGTTCCAGCCGGGCAAGCCGGCGCTGATGGCCGAGTACTGGGACGGCTGGTTCGACCACTGGGGCGAGCCGCACACCACGCGCGATGCCGCCCAGCTGGCGTCCTACGTGGACGCACTGCTGGCCACCGGTGCGTCGGTCAACCTCTACATGGCCTGCGGTGGCACGAACTTCGGGTTCACCGCCGGCGCC is a window from the Amycolatopsis sp. cg9 genome containing:
- a CDS encoding beta-galactosidase family protein; the protein is MSRRSFLGGAAAITAGAVLAGPAGAAGRRGLSVSGEEFLLDGKPFRIVSGAIHYFRIHPDQWRDRLLRLKALGLNTVETYVPWNFHQPKPGRADFGGWRDLPAFLRLAGELGFPVIVRPSPYICAEWEFGGLPAWLLADRDLELRCAEPAYLKAVDAWYDQLIPRLAPLEARHGGSIVAVQIENEYGSYGNDTSYLAHLRDGLRSRGMTSLLFAADGASDFFLRFGSLPGTFEAGTGDGDPASGLAALKAFQPGKPALMAEYWDGWFDHWGEPHTTRDAAQLASYVDALLATGASVNLYMACGGTNFGFTAGANTSGTTYQPTVTSYDYDSPVGEAGDLGAKFTALRAVLTKYTGVAAPVPGPSARLSARTLTPSGSVSLLDSLDALSKPVRSAQPVPMERLGQATGLIHYRTTVQGPHAGPLSIHGLADRALVFVDGSPLGVLDRNRPAETLDLKLTKPSTRLDILVDAMGRVNYGPYLADRKGIDGWVAMSTQQKLFGWEIRPLPLDDLTGLRFGPGSVPGPAFHRFTTGIADPEDGFVALPGWEKGVVWLNGFTLGRYWKIGPQRTLYAPKPLWRRGTNSIVVLELHEPGTTIELRPEADLG